A portion of the Anaerolineae bacterium genome contains these proteins:
- the lepB gene encoding signal peptidase I, translating into MKSKNSSEIETSATKKSALKENIEAIIIAILIALFIRTFVVQAFKIPSGSMKQTLLIGDHILVNKFIYGVKIPFSDITVIPIKNPKRGDIVVFKFPEDPKKDFIKRVVGVSGDVVEIHNKQVYINNMLLNHDHGIYTDPHIIPGAFQQRDNFGPVTVPPASLFVMGDNRDNSYDSRFWGFVDLKAVKGKAFIVYWSWDNGSFRVRWNRLGHLLK; encoded by the coding sequence TTGAAATCAAAAAATTCTTCTGAAATAGAAACTTCTGCAACAAAAAAGAGCGCTCTCAAGGAGAACATTGAAGCAATAATTATTGCAATATTAATAGCCTTATTTATACGCACTTTTGTTGTTCAGGCCTTTAAAATTCCATCAGGCTCAATGAAGCAGACGCTTTTGATAGGCGATCATATACTGGTAAATAAGTTTATTTACGGGGTTAAAATTCCATTTTCAGACATTACGGTTATCCCGATTAAAAACCCAAAGCGTGGGGACATCGTAGTCTTTAAGTTCCCGGAGGATCCTAAAAAGGATTTTATAAAAAGGGTCGTCGGTGTTTCCGGAGACGTGGTTGAGATACATAATAAACAGGTATATATTAATAATATGCTTCTTAATCATGATCATGGCATTTACACGGACCCGCACATAATTCCCGGAGCTTTTCAACAAAGGGACAATTTCGGACCTGTTACTGTGCCTCCTGCTTCTCTTTTTGTGATGGGAGACAACAGGGATAACAGCTATGACAGCAGGTTTTGGGGTTTTGTTGATTTAAAAGCTGTAAAAGGAAAAGCATTTATTGTTTACTGGTCATGGGATAATGGAAGTTTTCGGGTCAGGTGGAACAGACTCGGGCATCTGTTAAAATGA
- a CDS encoding phosphatidylglycerophosphatase A, whose protein sequence is MNFREKSVMFFATGCFIGNIPFAPGTFGTILGIPLCFLLSGTNFLIAVLLTVIFIVFAIFIAHHAEKILKKNDPGCIVIDEIAGFMVALFGLPFNAVYVSAGFVIFRFFDILKPFPIRLIERKLSGGTAIVMDDVAAGICSNLALRIVLHLWLN, encoded by the coding sequence ATGAATTTTCGAGAAAAATCGGTCATGTTTTTTGCGACCGGCTGTTTTATCGGGAACATTCCTTTTGCTCCCGGTACTTTTGGGACCATCCTGGGGATTCCGCTTTGTTTTCTTCTATCCGGAACCAATTTTTTAATTGCTGTCCTTCTGACAGTGATATTTATTGTTTTTGCCATATTCATAGCTCATCATGCTGAAAAAATATTAAAAAAAAATGATCCCGGGTGTATTGTTATTGATGAAATCGCAGGATTTATGGTAGCATTATTTGGTTTGCCTTTTAATGCCGTCTATGTGTCGGCCGGATTTGTGATATTCAGATTTTTTGATATCCTGAAACCTTTTCCGATACGTTTGATTGAAAGAAAATTATCAGGAGGGACAGCAATTGTTATGGATGATGTGGCGGCAGGTATTTGTAGTAATTTGGCATTAAGAATTGTTTTACATTTGTGGCTGAACTGA
- the larC gene encoding nickel pincer cofactor biosynthesis protein LarC codes for MIAYFDCFSGISGDMTLGAFIDLGVPVKWLEESLCAIPLTGFNIAVSSVVRHGITAKSVHVYSEDNAESRDYTEIRSLIEKSSLSVMIKENSLKIFERLANAESKIHGCPAEKVHFHEVGGIDAIADIVGAALCIEYLGIKRITASGLALGTGFVSCGHGTLPLPSPATLEILKGIPVFGSGIAHELVTPTGAAIIATLAESYGPLPDMVIEKTGYGAGKQDIESKPNLLRIIAGTPQNHQTDCQKDTVVMIETCIDDMNPEIFGFVMDRLFEDGALDVYWIPVFMKKNRPGTMMQVLCRESRKDIIIKRILSETTSSGVRYYNVERAILARKEIIVKTGYGMIKAKQITGPEGGMRIIPEYEVCKKIALEKNIPIRVVYDTIAKEGSQQSLDKKHA; via the coding sequence ATGATAGCCTATTTTGACTGTTTTTCCGGTATAAGCGGCGACATGACACTGGGCGCCTTTATTGATCTTGGAGTGCCTGTAAAATGGCTGGAAGAATCTCTTTGCGCTATTCCATTAACAGGTTTTAACATAGCTGTTTCATCTGTTGTCAGGCATGGAATAACAGCTAAGAGCGTTCATGTTTATTCAGAGGATAATGCAGAGTCAAGGGATTATACTGAGATAAGGTCTTTAATTGAAAAAAGTTCTTTATCGGTCATGATTAAAGAAAATAGTCTTAAAATTTTTGAAAGGCTTGCAAATGCTGAATCAAAAATACATGGATGTCCGGCGGAAAAGGTTCATTTTCATGAAGTCGGCGGAATTGATGCCATAGCAGATATTGTCGGAGCGGCTCTTTGCATTGAGTATTTAGGCATTAAGAGGATAACCGCCTCAGGCCTGGCTCTTGGAACAGGCTTTGTATCCTGTGGGCACGGCACATTGCCTTTGCCGTCTCCTGCCACGCTTGAAATTCTAAAAGGGATTCCGGTATTTGGCTCAGGTATTGCCCATGAACTTGTAACTCCTACAGGAGCTGCAATTATAGCCACACTTGCCGAATCTTACGGGCCGCTGCCTGATATGGTGATTGAAAAAACAGGCTACGGTGCCGGTAAGCAAGACATTGAATCAAAGCCGAATCTTTTGCGGATCATTGCCGGAACACCACAAAATCATCAAACCGATTGTCAAAAAGATACGGTAGTTATGATAGAAACCTGTATTGATGATATGAATCCTGAAATCTTCGGGTTTGTCATGGATCGTTTGTTTGAAGACGGAGCTCTCGATGTTTACTGGATTCCGGTTTTTATGAAGAAAAACAGGCCGGGGACAATGATGCAGGTCTTGTGCCGGGAGAGCCGTAAGGATATAATAATAAAGCGTATTTTATCTGAAACCACATCATCTGGCGTAAGATACTATAATGTTGAAAGGGCAATACTTGCTCGTAAAGAGATAATCGTTAAAACCGGATACGGGATGATTAAGGCTAAACAAATTACAGGTCCTGAAGGCGGCATGCGGATCATTCCCGAGTATGAGGTTTGCAAAAAGATTGCTCTTGAAAAAAATATTCCGATAAGAGTTGTGTACGATACAATAGCAAAAGAGGGATCACAACAATCCCTTGACAAAAAACATGCCTAG
- a CDS encoding sigma-54 dependent transcriptional regulator has translation MKKVKILIAEDDDLSRKNLTELLSENGYEVKAVCDGKEAIDVFPYDKYDLVITDLKMPHVDGLHLLKFIKEMHPENAVIIITGHATVTSAINAMKMGAFDYITKPLKKDIVEMAVTRALSHARLKEENIALRKHLEEKYDFGKLTAYSDSMRKVLEKIKKVASSDSTVAIYGESGTGKELVCRALHFNSDRRDYPLVAVNCGAIPEELLESELFGHEKGAFTGAIRSRTGRFELAQGGTIFLDEIGDMSPSLQVKVLRVIQERRFERIGGIKTIDVDIRIITATNQDLEKAVAEKRFREDLFYRINVIPINLPPLRERKADIPVLTNHFLSTFNRLKEKNIDGLTPEAVNYLTKYHWPGNVRELQNLIEMLVVIKEYGKIEVKDLPDKIRLNSGQTEKNIKNIEIPDEGLGLNEIIGQFEKDLLQKALQKSNGIKNRAAKLLNLNRTTFVEKLKRYKIN, from the coding sequence ATGAAAAAGGTTAAGATATTAATTGCGGAAGATGATGATCTTAGCAGAAAAAATCTGACGGAACTGTTATCTGAAAACGGGTATGAGGTTAAGGCTGTCTGTGACGGGAAGGAGGCAATAGATGTCTTTCCTTATGACAAGTACGATCTGGTAATAACAGATCTGAAAATGCCTCACGTGGATGGTCTGCATCTGCTTAAATTCATAAAAGAGATGCATCCTGAAAATGCCGTTATCATAATCACCGGTCATGCCACAGTAACAAGCGCTATTAATGCCATGAAGATGGGGGCGTTTGATTATATAACAAAACCTTTAAAAAAAGATATTGTCGAGATGGCTGTTACGAGGGCGCTCTCCCATGCAAGGCTCAAAGAGGAAAACATCGCGCTCAGGAAGCATTTAGAGGAAAAATATGATTTCGGCAAATTAACAGCTTACAGCGATAGCATGAGGAAGGTTCTTGAAAAAATTAAAAAGGTGGCCTCATCAGACAGCACCGTTGCCATATACGGCGAAAGCGGAACAGGCAAGGAGCTGGTATGCCGTGCGCTGCATTTCAATAGCGACAGGAGAGACTATCCTCTTGTTGCGGTAAACTGCGGGGCAATTCCAGAAGAGCTTCTCGAAAGTGAACTGTTTGGCCATGAAAAAGGCGCGTTTACCGGAGCCATACGGAGCAGAACAGGACGGTTTGAATTGGCCCAGGGGGGGACTATCTTTCTCGATGAGATAGGCGACATGAGCCCTTCATTGCAGGTAAAGGTGCTTAGGGTAATACAGGAAAGGCGGTTCGAACGGATTGGAGGCATAAAAACCATAGATGTGGACATAAGGATTATTACCGCAACAAACCAGGATTTAGAAAAGGCCGTGGCGGAAAAAAGATTCAGGGAGGATCTTTTTTACCGCATCAATGTAATACCCATTAATCTTCCGCCTCTCAGAGAAAGGAAGGCGGACATACCTGTCCTGACCAACCATTTCCTGAGTACATTTAATAGATTAAAAGAAAAAAATATAGATGGATTAACGCCCGAAGCCGTGAATTACCTTACGAAATATCACTGGCCGGGCAATGTAAGAGAATTGCAAAACCTGATTGAAATGCTTGTTGTCATAAAGGAATACGGCAAGATAGAGGTAAAGGATTTGCCTGATAAGATAAGGCTGAATTCAGGGCAAACTGAAAAAAATATAAAGAATATCGAGATTCCGGATGAAGGCCTTGGCCTAAACGAAATAATTGGTCAATTTGAAAAAGATTTGCTCCAAAAGGCTCTGCAAAAATCGAATGGGATAAAAAACAGGGCCGCAAAGTTATTGAACCTGAACAGAACGACATTTGTGGAAAAATTAAAGAGGTATAAGATTAATTAA
- a CDS encoding chemotaxis protein CheX, giving the protein MDVRFINAFLEGTINVLKTMAFIEPKPGKPYLKKDGLAKGDVSGIIGLTGMATGSMALSFSEKSILKIVSNMLGEDIKEINGDITDAVGEITNMVSGVARKNLESLGLNILGAIPTVVSGKSHSVSHVMGGPSIIIPFETEDGPFVVDICMSMVKKK; this is encoded by the coding sequence ATGGACGTTAGATTTATAAATGCCTTTTTAGAGGGAACGATTAACGTGCTGAAGACAATGGCTTTTATTGAACCAAAGCCGGGTAAGCCCTATCTCAAAAAGGATGGTTTGGCCAAAGGTGATGTTAGCGGGATAATCGGTCTCACAGGAATGGCAACCGGCTCAATGGCCCTTAGCTTTTCCGAGAAATCTATATTAAAGATTGTATCAAATATGTTAGGGGAAGATATTAAGGAAATCAATGGCGATATTACGGATGCCGTGGGTGAGATTACAAATATGGTTTCAGGTGTTGCCAGAAAAAATCTGGAATCACTTGGCTTAAATATTTTAGGGGCAATTCCTACCGTGGTTTCCGGCAAAAGTCACTCTGTCTCGCATGTGATGGGTGGACCGAGTATTATTATTCCGTTTGAGACTGAGGATGGGCCTTTTGTTGTAGATATTTGTATGAGCATGGTGAAAAAAAAGTGA
- a CDS encoding chemotaxis response regulator CheY, giving the protein MEIDKNMEILVVDDFATMRKVIKNLLKQAGYKNITEAEDGVAALTVLKSQKINFIISDWNMPNMNGLELLKAVRADNELSGLPFLMVTAEGLKENIVQAVKAGVSNYIIKPFTAEVLSEKIEKTVKSL; this is encoded by the coding sequence ATGGAGATTGACAAGAATATGGAAATACTGGTGGTTGACGATTTTGCCACTATGAGAAAGGTTATTAAAAATCTTTTAAAACAGGCCGGGTATAAAAACATTACCGAGGCCGAAGATGGTGTGGCGGCTTTGACGGTATTAAAATCGCAAAAGATAAATTTTATCATTTCCGACTGGAATATGCCGAACATGAACGGTCTTGAGCTTCTTAAAGCTGTCAGGGCGGATAATGAATTGAGTGGTTTGCCATTCCTGATGGTTACGGCTGAAGGGCTTAAAGAAAACATTGTGCAGGCGGTTAAGGCAGGTGTCAGTAATTACATTATAAAGCCTTTTACTGCTGAAGTTCTGAGCGAAAAGATTGAGAAAACCGTAAAGAGTTTGTAG
- a CDS encoding chemotaxis protein CheA, which yields MEDYNPLISLIDNMASDFLFIDGKKIDVPAAGKFFSKLNALIKEADSRKIFQLKNVAAGLNSLLEKIVLNEIDDEEAGFNAFEKGIILMQKIGESFKNTGGYEGDIETFAESISALTGEQRAESNKQPTTSVVEVQDESLLRDFIIEGLEYIDEIEVNILNLEQDPENKDYINNIFRPFHSIKGVASFLNLDQIRELAHSLETLLDRARNGELSVTSGVIDVILDGADGLKAMIVKLRDDFGGKPEEPLKIDLPALMARIESVKVENPEIQERKKVGEILVEEGVITKEVLEQGLKIAKQTVPPKKIGEILIAECKATPKQVSGALRNQANPDMDTAATRVNIKKLDDLIDMVGELVITQSMIRQSPIIQANGDRKLTKNIAQLTSITSELQRTSTRLRMVPIKQSFQRMSRLIRDLSKSSGKLIDIVTEGEDTEIDRNMVNEIYSPLVHMIRNAVDHGIELPEERVKLGKTEKGMIQLRAYHGGGNVVIEISDNGKGLDRDSILKKAVENGIIDDSHGLSDQDVYKLIFLPGFSTAAKVTDISGRGVGMDVVKQAVEKLRGKIEIYNVYGKGVTVTARFPLTMAIINGMVVRIGDEKYIIPITAIRKLLRPAREAYNKVVGKGEMINVMGNLLPLVRLYKLFGIEPEHKNPWEAVTVVVEGENRSKCLLVDEIIGGEEVVIKSLGEGLKSARGVSGGAIMGDGNVGLILDTESLFELSESLG from the coding sequence ATGGAAGACTATAATCCTTTGATAAGTTTGATTGACAATATGGCTTCCGACTTTTTATTTATTGACGGCAAAAAGATAGATGTGCCTGCAGCCGGGAAGTTTTTTAGCAAGTTGAATGCGTTGATAAAAGAAGCGGACAGCCGGAAGATATTTCAGTTAAAGAATGTTGCCGCCGGATTGAACTCGCTTTTAGAAAAAATTGTTCTTAATGAGATTGATGATGAAGAAGCAGGTTTTAATGCCTTTGAGAAAGGGATTATCCTGATGCAGAAAATCGGCGAGAGTTTCAAAAACACAGGCGGCTATGAGGGGGATATTGAAACTTTTGCGGAGTCGATTTCCGCGCTTACGGGAGAGCAGAGAGCAGAGAGCAACAAGCAACCAACAACCAGTGTTGTTGAGGTGCAGGATGAATCATTGTTAAGGGATTTTATTATTGAAGGCCTCGAATATATTGATGAGATCGAGGTGAACATATTGAATCTGGAACAGGACCCCGAGAACAAAGATTATATCAATAATATTTTCAGGCCGTTTCATTCTATAAAAGGGGTGGCAAGTTTTTTGAACCTGGATCAGATCCGCGAACTTGCCCACAGCCTGGAAACCCTTCTGGACAGGGCAAGGAACGGTGAATTGTCTGTGACTTCCGGGGTTATAGATGTAATCCTTGACGGAGCTGATGGACTGAAGGCAATGATAGTTAAGTTGAGAGACGATTTTGGAGGCAAGCCCGAGGAGCCTTTAAAGATTGATCTGCCTGCCCTGATGGCGCGAATAGAAAGCGTTAAAGTGGAAAATCCTGAGATTCAGGAAAGAAAAAAAGTGGGGGAGATACTGGTCGAAGAAGGCGTTATAACAAAGGAAGTACTGGAACAGGGGCTGAAGATTGCAAAGCAAACAGTTCCGCCAAAAAAGATAGGAGAAATCCTGATTGCCGAATGCAAGGCTACTCCTAAGCAAGTGTCCGGAGCCCTGAGGAATCAGGCGAATCCGGACATGGATACTGCCGCAACAAGGGTGAATATCAAGAAGCTGGATGATCTTATTGATATGGTTGGTGAGCTGGTTATTACACAGTCTATGATCAGGCAGAGCCCGATTATTCAAGCAAATGGCGACAGGAAACTGACTAAAAACATTGCCCAGCTGACCAGTATTACGTCGGAACTCCAGAGAACATCCACCAGATTGAGGATGGTGCCGATCAAGCAATCTTTTCAGAGGATGTCCCGTCTGATAAGAGATCTGTCTAAAAGCTCCGGTAAATTAATTGACATTGTTACTGAAGGTGAGGACACTGAGATAGACAGGAATATGGTGAATGAAATATATAGTCCCCTTGTCCATATGATAAGAAATGCCGTGGATCACGGCATAGAGCTTCCGGAAGAGCGGGTAAAACTGGGGAAAACTGAGAAAGGTATGATACAGCTTCGCGCATACCACGGAGGCGGCAATGTTGTCATTGAAATATCAGATAACGGCAAAGGGCTTGACAGAGACAGTATCCTGAAAAAAGCTGTTGAAAACGGGATTATTGACGATTCACACGGTCTCTCGGATCAGGATGTTTATAAGCTGATTTTTCTTCCGGGTTTTTCAACGGCCGCGAAGGTGACGGATATTTCCGGTCGGGGAGTAGGGATGGATGTTGTGAAACAGGCCGTTGAAAAATTGCGGGGGAAGATAGAAATTTATAATGTGTATGGCAAGGGCGTCACTGTTACAGCCAGATTTCCCCTTACCATGGCCATTATTAACGGCATGGTTGTGCGTATAGGAGATGAAAAGTATATTATTCCCATTACTGCGATCAGGAAATTATTACGCCCTGCACGAGAAGCATACAATAAGGTGGTGGGTAAGGGTGAAATGATAAATGTAATGGGCAATCTTCTGCCGCTGGTAAGGTTGTATAAGCTTTTTGGCATAGAACCTGAACATAAAAACCCCTGGGAGGCTGTAACAGTGGTGGTAGAGGGTGAAAACAGGTCCAAGTGCTTGCTGGTAGATGAAATTATTGGTGGAGAGGAAGTGGTGATCAAGAGTCTTGGCGAAGGGTTGAAAAGCGCCAGGGGGGTTTCCGGCGGCGCTATCATGGGGGACGGCAATGTAGGGTTGATACTGGATACTGAAAGTTTGTTTGAATTGAGTGAGAGTTTAGGCTGA
- a CDS encoding chemotaxis response regulator protein-glutamate methylesterase: MKKIRVLIVDDSAIVRKIFSEELSKFPDIEVVGTAPDPFVARDKIVRLKPDVITLDIEMPRMDGLTFLKKLMRHYPMPVIIVSSLTPKGGRLTLEAMDIGAVEVIGKPGGSYTVGDMSAQLAEKIRAASNVRMVKKDSSEESASASSKMIKALAKTSDKIIAIGASTGGTEALKTILTGMPPNSPGILIVQHMPAKFTTAFAERLNGLCRIRVKEAESDDFVSSGTALIAPGNYHMILRRSGARYYVEVKDGPMVHHQRPSVDILFKSTAQYAGPNSIGVILTGMGSDGAEGLLEMKRSGAKTIAQDEKSCVVFGMPKEAIKLGAVDMVVSLNQMTEKIIDMV, encoded by the coding sequence TTGAAAAAAATAAGAGTACTTATAGTTGATGATTCCGCTATTGTGAGGAAGATATTTTCCGAAGAGCTTTCAAAATTTCCAGATATTGAAGTGGTGGGAACAGCCCCTGACCCATTTGTTGCCAGGGATAAGATTGTAAGGCTCAAGCCGGATGTGATAACCTTGGATATTGAAATGCCCAGGATGGACGGCCTTACCTTTCTCAAGAAACTGATGAGACATTATCCGATGCCGGTAATCATAGTCAGCTCCCTGACACCAAAGGGAGGGCGCTTGACGTTGGAGGCAATGGATATCGGCGCTGTTGAGGTTATTGGAAAACCAGGTGGTTCCTATACTGTTGGGGATATGAGCGCTCAACTGGCAGAGAAAATCAGGGCGGCATCAAATGTAAGGATGGTAAAGAAAGATTCGAGTGAAGAATCCGCGTCCGCAAGCTCTAAAATGATAAAAGCCCTTGCAAAGACTTCCGACAAGATCATTGCCATCGGCGCTTCTACGGGCGGGACCGAGGCATTAAAAACTATTCTGACCGGAATGCCTCCGAATTCACCCGGGATACTTATAGTTCAGCACATGCCGGCCAAGTTTACAACGGCTTTTGCGGAAAGGCTGAACGGCCTCTGTCGTATTAGGGTAAAAGAGGCCGAAAGCGATGATTTTGTAAGTTCGGGGACAGCATTGATTGCGCCTGGTAATTATCACATGATTTTGAGGAGGAGCGGCGCCAGGTATTATGTTGAGGTCAAGGATGGTCCAATGGTTCATCATCAGCGTCCCTCGGTTGATATTTTGTTTAAGTCAACTGCTCAATATGCAGGACCGAATTCGATCGGAGTTATACTTACAGGTATGGGGTCAGATGGTGCAGAAGGGCTTCTGGAGATGAAGCGTTCCGGCGCTAAAACGATCGCCCAGGATGAGAAATCGTGTGTTGTCTTTGGAATGCCTAAAGAGGCTATAAAATTAGGGGCTGTGGATATGGTAGTATCTTTGAATCAAATGACTGAAAAAATAATAGACATGGTGTAA
- a CDS encoding chemotaxis protein CheX yields the protein MKKIEEMTRLSIFEVFKKMFFVFLEPLDDEGNGYDVEAAIRFEGPVSGEIRIFLSTDLVKTMVQNMLGLQEDEITMQSMEDCSKEAVNMICGNFLGRFDSTKVFNLSVPTFSKEIRSLELGKNAFRTDFDSDGGRVGMMATLSNQ from the coding sequence ATGAAGAAGATAGAGGAGATGACAAGGCTTTCGATTTTTGAGGTCTTTAAAAAGATGTTTTTTGTCTTTCTCGAGCCTCTGGATGATGAAGGCAATGGATATGATGTGGAGGCTGCCATAAGGTTTGAAGGCCCGGTGAGTGGGGAGATCAGGATATTCCTTTCCACGGATCTTGTGAAAACCATGGTTCAGAACATGCTGGGTTTGCAGGAAGATGAAATTACCATGCAGAGTATGGAGGATTGCTCAAAAGAAGCGGTTAATATGATCTGCGGAAATTTTCTCGGCAGATTTGACAGCACAAAGGTGTTTAATCTATCAGTGCCAACATTCAGCAAAGAAATCCGGAGTCTTGAATTAGGTAAAAATGCCTTTAGAACGGATTTTGACTCGGATGGTGGAAGGGTTGGCATGATGGCGACTCTGTCAAATCAATAA
- a CDS encoding response regulator: protein MSFNVLIVDDSSSMRAVIKKIILISGFKMNQCFEAGNGKEALAVLADNWVDVIMSDINMPAMNGFELLVRLQKDNLLRDIPVIVVTTESSEKRKQDAFNLGVKGFIKKPFLPEEVKKILYDVIGVSDEGEYEEDRGDDKAFDF from the coding sequence ATGTCTTTCAATGTGCTGATTGTGGATGATTCAAGCTCAATGCGCGCTGTTATAAAAAAGATCATCTTGATTTCAGGTTTCAAGATGAATCAGTGTTTTGAGGCTGGAAATGGTAAAGAAGCGCTGGCAGTGCTGGCAGACAATTGGGTGGATGTTATTATGTCGGATATAAATATGCCGGCAATGAATGGTTTTGAATTGTTGGTGAGGCTGCAGAAAGACAATCTTCTCAGGGATATCCCCGTCATAGTCGTAACCACGGAAAGCAGTGAGAAACGCAAGCAGGATGCTTTCAATCTGGGAGTAAAGGGTTTTATAAAAAAGCCTTTCCTGCCTGAAGAGGTTAAAAAAATTCTTTATGATGTCATAGGGGTGAGTGATGAAGGAGAGTATGAAGAAGATAGAGGAGATGACAAGGCTTTCGATTTTTGA
- a CDS encoding chemotaxis protein CheD, translating to MSRIVVGVSDIRVSGDVEDILITYALGSCIGIAVYDPVVKVGGLLHFMLPDSSIDLNKAVKTPAMFADTGIPLLFKSCYRLGAEKRHMIVKVAGGSNVMDNANYFRIGQKNIIALRKIFWRNNVLIDGEDIGGYYNRTVLLDISTGKVVVKDSGRILREL from the coding sequence ATGAGTCGGATTGTAGTCGGGGTTTCAGACATAAGGGTAAGCGGAGACGTTGAGGATATATTGATTACCTACGCCCTTGGTTCATGCATCGGTATTGCTGTTTATGATCCCGTGGTAAAGGTGGGGGGACTTTTGCATTTTATGCTTCCTGATTCATCAATTGATTTAAACAAAGCCGTAAAGACACCGGCAATGTTTGCCGATACCGGCATACCTCTTTTGTTTAAATCATGTTACAGGTTGGGAGCTGAAAAAAGGCATATGATCGTAAAGGTTGCCGGCGGTTCCAATGTCATGGATAATGCAAACTACTTCCGGATCGGCCAGAAAAACATAATCGCTTTGAGAAAGATATTCTGGAGAAACAATGTCCTGATAGATGGCGAGGACATCGGCGGATATTACAACCGGACAGTTCTTCTGGATATTTCTACCGGCAAAGTTGTTGTTAAGGACTCCGGCAGGATTTTGCGGGAGCTGTAA
- a CDS encoding protein-glutamate O-methyltransferase, with protein sequence MSYELKDTDFERISRLVYEQSGINLHAGKKELVKARLGKRLREGKFGSFRDYYRYVTTEKGINELVAMIDSISTNLTSFFREESHFNKLYEIVPEMIEATYNERRMPKLRIWSAGCSTGEEPYSLAITAREIIGGRNCDLRILGTDISTRTLRTAMAGIYAKEKIKNIPPLLLRKYFQIGQGSWDGCYRVKKELRDIIKFTRFNLMDIPSFNDPFDIIFCRNVMIYFDKETQKSLVDRFYGYLKEGGYFFAGHSESLTGLRHGFKYIEPSVYQK encoded by the coding sequence ATGAGTTACGAATTAAAGGATACTGATTTTGAAAGGATAAGCCGCCTTGTTTATGAACAGAGCGGCATTAATTTGCATGCGGGTAAGAAGGAGCTGGTAAAGGCGAGATTGGGCAAACGTCTGAGGGAAGGAAAATTCGGGTCTTTCAGGGATTATTATCGTTATGTGACAACCGAAAAGGGGATTAATGAGCTGGTTGCCATGATCGATTCCATTTCCACCAACCTGACGAGCTTTTTCAGGGAAGAGAGCCATTTTAATAAACTTTACGAGATTGTGCCTGAAATGATAGAAGCGACTTATAATGAACGCCGTATGCCGAAATTGAGGATATGGAGCGCGGGTTGTTCGACCGGAGAGGAACCCTATTCGCTTGCTATTACGGCGAGAGAGATTATCGGCGGAAGAAATTGTGATCTCCGGATATTGGGTACCGATATTTCCACAAGGACGCTCAGAACAGCTATGGCTGGTATATACGCGAAGGAAAAGATAAAAAATATTCCTCCCTTGCTGTTAAGAAAATATTTTCAGATTGGTCAGGGTAGCTGGGATGGGTGCTATCGTGTGAAGAAGGAGCTTAGAGATATTATAAAATTCACGAGATTCAATCTTATGGACATCCCCTCTTTTAATGATCCCTTTGACATCATATTTTGTAGAAACGTTATGATATATTTTGATAAAGAAACACAAAAGAGTCTGGTTGACAGGTTTTATGGTTATTTAAAGGAAGGGGGTTATTTCTTTGCCGGTCATTCCGAAAGCCTGACGGGTTTAAGGCACGGATTTAAGTATATTGAGCCGAGTGTTTATCAGAAATGA
- a CDS encoding chemotaxis protein CheW: MGTESMKMTRDTISSMSREGKYLTFELDSEEYGLEILKVKEIIGIMNITPVPQTPSYVKGVINLRGKVIPVIDLRLKFKIEPLEYNERTCIIVVNIAGESGNEIMVGIVVDSVSEVLNINADEIEDTPTFGTKLNTEYILGMAKIKGGIKIMLDIDRVLTAEEIAVLDEAV, translated from the coding sequence ATGGGGACTGAATCGATGAAAATGACAAGAGACACAATATCTTCGATGAGCAGAGAGGGTAAGTATCTCACCTTTGAGCTTGATAGCGAAGAATACGGCCTGGAAATTCTTAAGGTAAAAGAGATTATCGGCATTATGAATATTACCCCTGTCCCACAGACGCCATCGTATGTAAAGGGGGTTATAAATCTCAGGGGGAAGGTTATTCCGGTAATCGATCTTCGCCTGAAATTCAAAATAGAACCGCTCGAATATAACGAGCGCACCTGTATAATTGTGGTTAATATTGCAGGTGAGTCGGGTAACGAAATCATGGTCGGCATTGTGGTGGATTCTGTTTCCGAGGTCTTGAATATCAATGCTGATGAGATAGAGGATACTCCGACATTCGGCACAAAACTGAATACCGAGTATATCCTGGGCATGGCCAAGATCAAGGGGGGGATAAAGATTATGCTTGATATTGATCGGGTGCTGACTGCTGAAGAAATTGCTGTTTTGGATGAAGCTGTTTAG